A window from Citrus sinensis cultivar Valencia sweet orange chromosome 3, DVS_A1.0, whole genome shotgun sequence encodes these proteins:
- the LOC112498380 gene encoding uncharacterized protein LOC112498380: MVVCIKTEEVDSDATPPAQTRNTSLADILVPKGSPSSLNTDRNVVFVTDALEEFPWRRFQWILDHVIPPDCTVTLLGVMPWIPLALSCKTRFWTYDFGNLSALRGRNDWKNEQKYQKIRGIIELCEQKGVVPHMQLAMGYPLKLVVLEKTTNLHANLVVLDRHQRKNKAFFAERLPSSVVMMNNNGGVDMIKIQSAISNQLDISPGESPATLPPTKVMVSEQLSELLNHNGSSSYIIRNEECQNHDSPT; encoded by the exons ATGGTTGTTTGTATCAAAACAGAAGAAGTTGACAGCGATGCAACACCACCCGCACAAACCAGAAACACCTCTTTAGCAGATATTTTGGTGCCAAAGGGCTCTCCCAGCTCCTTGAATACTGACAGAAATGTTGTATTTGTAACTGATGCACTTGAGGAATTCCCTTGGCGCCGCTTCCAATGGATTCTTGATCATGTCATTCCACCGGATTGTACCGTCACCCTTCTTGGCGTCATGCCATGGATTCCCCTTGCAT TATCATGCAAGACAAGGTTTTGGACATACGATTTTGGGAATTTGTCAGCACTTAGAGGCAGGAATGACTGGAAAAACGAGCAAAAATATCAGAAAATTCGTGGGATAATTGAGCTTTGTGAACAAAAAGGG GTTGTTCCTCATATGCAATTGGCAATGGGATACCCTTTGAAGCTTGTGGTTCTTGAGAAAACTACTAACCTTCATGCTAACCTCGTAGTCCTTGACag ACaccaaagaaagaacaaagcatTTTTTGCGGAGAGATTGCCAAGTAGTGTAGTGATGATGAATAATAATGGAGGAGTTGATATGATCAAAATTCAATCGGCAATCAGCAATCAATTGGATATATCCCCAGGAGAATCTCCAGCAACTCTACCTCCTACTAAagttatggtatcagagcaattGTCAGAACTTCTCAACCACAATGGTAGCAGCAGCTACATTATCAGGAACGAAGAATGTCAGAATCATGATAGTCCCACTTGA